The following are encoded together in the Glycine soja cultivar W05 chromosome 5, ASM419377v2, whole genome shotgun sequence genome:
- the LOC114412347 gene encoding elongation factor 1-alpha-like: MGKEKVHISIVVIGHVDSGKSTTTGHLIYKLGGIDKRVIERFEKEAAEMNKRSFKYAWVLDKLKAERERGITIDIALWKFETTKYYCTVIDAPGHRDFIKNMITGTSQADCAVLIIDSTTGGFEAGISKDGQTREHALLSFTLGVKQMICCCNKMDATTPKYSKARYDEIVKEVSSYLKKVGYNPDKIPFVPISGFEGDNMIERSTNLDWYKGPTLLDALDQISEPKRPSDKPLRLPLQDVYKIGGIGTVPVGRVETGVLKPGMVVTFAPTGLTTEVKSVEMHHEALTEALPGDNVGFNVKNVAVKDLKRGYVASNSKDDPAKEAANFTAQVIIMNHPGQIGNGYAPVLDCHTSHIAVKFAELMTKIDRRSGKELEKEPKFLKNGDAGFVKMIPTKPMVVETFSEYPPLGRFAVRDMRQTVAVGVIKNVEKKDPTGAKVTKAAQKKK; this comes from the exons ATGGGTAAGGAAAAGGTTCACATCAGTATTGTGGTTATTGGCCATGTTGACTCTGGGAAGTCCACTACCACTGGCCACCTGATCTACAAGCTTGGAGGCATTGACAAGCGTGTTATTGAGAGATTTGAGAAGGAAGCTGCTGAGATGAACAAGAGGTCTTTCAAGTATGCCTGGGTGCTTGATAAGCTTAAGGCTGAGCGTGAAAGAGGAATCACAATTGATATTGCCTTGTGGAAGTTTGAAACCACCAAGTACTATTGCACAGTCATTGATGCCCCTGGACACAGGGATTTCATCAAGAACATGATCACTGGGACATCCCAAGCTGACTGTGCTGTTCTTATCATTGATTCCACTACTGGTGGTTTTGAAGCTGGAATTTCAAAGGATGGACAGACTCGTGAACATGCTCTGCTTTCATTCACCCTTGGTGTGAAACAGATGATTTGTTGCTGTAACAAG ATGGATGCTACTACACCAAAGTACTCCAAGGCCAGGTATGATGAAATTGTGAAGGAAGTTTCTTCCTATTTGAAGAAAGTAGGATACAACCCTGACAAGATTCCTTTTGTTCCTATATCTGGTTTTGAGGGAGACAACATGATTGAGAGGTCCACAAACCTTGACTGGTACAAGGGTCCTACTCTGCTAGATGCACTTGACCAGATCTCTGAGCCCAAGAGGCCTTCTGACAAGCCCCTCAGGCTACCCCTTCAGGATGTGTACAAGATTGGAGGAATTGGAACTGTGCCTGTGGGACGGGTTGAGACTGGTGTCTTGAAGCCTGGAATGGTGGTGACTTTTGCACCAACTGGACTGACAACCGAAGTTAAGTCTGTGGAAATGCACCATGAAGCTCTCACAGAGGCTCTTCCCGGTGATAATGTTGGATTCAATGTTAAGAATGTTGCTGTTAAGGATCTCAAGCGTGGTTATGTTGCCTCGAACTCAAAGGATGATCCTGCCAAGGAGGCTGCTAACTTCACTGCCCAGGTTATCATCATGAACCATCCTGGTCAGATTGGAAATGGCTATGCCCCTGTTCTTGACTGCCACACTTCCCACATTGCTGTCAAGTTTGCTGAACTCATGACCAAGATTGACAGGCGATCTGGCAAAGAGCTTGAGAAGGAACCCAAGTTTTTGAAGAATGGTGATGCTGGTTTTGTTAAGATGATTCCGACCAAACCCATGGTGGTTGAAACTTTCTCTGAGTACCCCCCACTTGGTCGCTTTGCTGTCAGGGATATGCGTCAAACTGTTGCTGTGGGAGTCATCAAGAACGTGGAGAAGAAGGATCCTACTGGAGCCAAGGTCACCAAGGCTGCCCAGAAGAAGAAGTGA